A genomic window from Glycine max cultivar Williams 82 chromosome 17, Glycine_max_v4.0, whole genome shotgun sequence includes:
- the LOC100779834 gene encoding cellulose synthase A catalytic subunit 7 [UDP-forming], whose amino-acid sequence MEASAGLVAGSHNRNELVVIHGHEEHKPLKNLDGQVCEICGDDVGLTVDGDLFVACNECGFPACRPCYEYERREGRQVCPQCKTRYKRLKGSPRVEGDDEEEDVDDIEHEFNIEEQKKHNHSAEAMLHGKMSYGRGPEDDENAQFPAVIAGGRSRPVSGEFPIASHYGDQMLASSLQNRVHPYPASDPRNGKWDEAKEDRMDDWKLQQGNLGPEPDEDPDAAMLDEARQPLSRKVPIASSKVNPYRMVIVARLVILAFFLRYRLMNPVHDALGLWLTSIICEIWFAFSWILDQFPKWYPIDRETYLDRLSIRYEREGEPNMLAPVDVFVSTVDPMKEPPLVTANTVLSILAMDYPVAKISCYISDDGASMCTFEALSETAEFARKWVPFCKKFSIEPRAPEMYFSEKIDYLKDKVQPTFVKERRAMKREYEEFKVRINALVAKAQKVPQGGWIMQDGTPWPGNNTKDHPGMIQVFLGHSGGHDTEGNELPRLVYVSREKRPGFQHHKKAGAMNALIRVSAVLTNAPFMLNLDCDHYVNNSKAAREAMCFLMDPQTGKKVCYVQFPQRFDGIDRHDRYANRNTVFFDINMKGLDGIQGPAYVGTGCVFRRQALYGYNPPKGPKRPKMVSCDCCPCFGKRKKVKYEGNDANGEAASLRGVDDDKEVLMSQMNFEKKFGQSSIFVTSTLMEEGGVPPSASSASQLKEAIHVISCGYEDKTEWGIELGWIYGSITEDILTGFKMHCRGWRSIYCMPKRAAFKGTAPINLSDRLNQVLRWALGSIEIFFSRHCPLWYGYKEGKLKWLERFAYANTTVYPFTSIPLVAYCVLPAVCLLTDKFIMPPISTFAGLYFVALFSSIIATGLLELKWSGVSIEEWWRNEQFWVIGGVSAHLFAVIQGLLKVLAGIDTNFTVTSKAADDEEFGELYTFKWTTLLIPPTTILIINIVGVVAGISDAINNGYQSWGPLFGKLFFSFWVIVHLYPFLKGLMGRQNRTPTIVVIWSVLLASIFSLLWVRIDPFVLKTKGPDTKLCGINC is encoded by the exons CACAAGCCTTTGAAGAACTTGGATGGGCAGGTGTGTGAGATATGTGGCGATGATGTGGGACTCACGGTGGACGGAGACTTGTTTGTGGCCTGCAATGAGTGTGGTTTTCCAGCATGCCGGCCATGCTATGAATACGAAAGAAGAGAAGGGAGACAAGTTTGTCCACAGTGCAAGACCAGATACAAGCGTCTCAAAG GGAGCCCGCGGGTTGAGGGAGATGATGAGGAGGAGGATGTGGATGATATTGAACATGAATTTAACATCGAGGAGCAGAAAAAGCATAACCATTCTGCTGAAGCCATGCTGCATGGGAAGATGAGCTATGGAAGAGGTCCTGAAGATGATGAGAATGCTCAATTCCCAGCTGTTATTGCTGGTGGTCGCTCTCGACCT GTTAGTGGGGAGTTCCCAATAGCATCTCATTATGGGGATCAGATGTTAGCTTCTTCACTGCAAAATCGAGTGCACCCATATCCCGCGTCTGATCCTC GAAATGGAAAATGGGATGAAGCCAAAGAGGATAGAATGGATGACTGGAAGTTGCAACAAGGCAATTTGGGGCCTGAACCTGATGAAGATCCAGATGCAGCCAT GTTAGATGAAGCAAGGCAACCATTGTCAAGGAAGGTACCAATAGCATCCAGCAAAGTGAATCCATATAGGATGGTGATCGTGGCACGGCTTGTTATCCTTGCCTTCTTCCTTCGATATAGACTTATGAATCCTGTACATGATGCACTGGGACTGTGGCTAACTTCTATTATATGTGAAATCTGGTTTGCTTTTTCATGGATCCTTGATCAGTTTCCCAAATGGTATCCCATTGATCGAGAAACATACCTTGATCGTCTTTCAATCAG GTATGAGCGTGAAGGTGAACCCAACATGCTTGCTCCAGTGGATGTCTTTGTTAGTACTGTGGatcccatgaaggaacctcctTTGGTTACAGCCAACACTGTTCTTTCAATCTTGGCCATGGATTACCCAGTTGCTAAGATATCGTGTTACATTTCTGATGATGGAGCTTCAATGTGTACATTTGAAGCCCTGTCAGAAACTGCGGAGTTTGCTAGGAAGTGGGTACCATTCTGCAAGAAATTTTCTATAGAACCTAGAGCACCAGAGATGTACTTCAGTGAGAAAATTGATTACCTCAAGGACAAGGTGCAGCCCACCTTTGTTAAGGAGCGTCGAGCTATGAAG AGAGAATATGAAGAGTTTAAGGTTAGGATCAATGCACTTGTGGCAAAAGCTCAGAAGGTTCCTCAAGGAGGATGGATTATGCAGGATGGGACACCATGGCCAGGAAACAATACTAAGGATCATCCTGGTATGATTCAAGTCTTTCTTGGTCACAGTGGAGGTCATGATACTGAAGGAAATGAGCTTCCTCGTCTTGTTTATGTTTCCCGAGAGAAAAGGCCTGGATTCCAACACCACAAGAAAGCTGGTGCTATGAATGCTTTG ATTCGGGTCTCCGCTGTGCTCACAAATGCTCCTTTCATGCTGAACTTGGATTGTGATCATTATGTTAATAACAGCAAGGCTGCTCGAGAGGCCATGTGCTTCTTAATGGACCCCCAAACTGGGAAGAAGGTCTGCTATGTCCAATTTCCTCAAAGATTTGATGGCATCGATAGGCATGATCGTTATGCCAATAGAAACACGGTTTTCTTTGAT ATTAACATGAAGGGTCTAGATGGTATTCAGGGTCCTGCATATGTTGGCACAGGGTGTGTATTTAGGAGGCAAGCTTTATATGGCTACAATCCTCCCAAGGGTCCCAAGCGTCCAAAAATGGTAAGCTGTGACTGCTGCCCATGTTTCGGAAAGCGCAAGAAGGTTAAGTATGAAGGGAATGATGCAAATGGAGAGGCAGCAAGCCTTAGAG GAGTGGATGATGACAAAGAGGTGCTGATGTCCCAgatgaattttgaaaagaaatttggGCAGTCATCAATTTTTGTGACTTCAACCTTGATGGAAGAGGGTGGCGTGCCTCCTTCAGCCAGTTCAGCAAGCCAACTTAAAGAAGCTATTCATGTAATCAGCTGCGGATATGAAGATAAAACTGAATGGGGAATTGAG CTAGGTTGGATTTACGGGTCTATTACAGAGGATATTCTAACAGGTTTTAAGATGCATTGCCGTGGTTGGAGGTCCATTTATTGCATGCCAAAGAGAGCAGCATTCAAGGGTACTGCTCCCATTAACTTGTCAGATAGGCTTAACCAGGTGCTTCGTTGGGCACTTGGCTCCATTGAGATCTTCTTCAGTCGTCATTGCCCTTTATGGTATGGCTATAAGGAAGGGAAGCTGAAGTGGCTTGAGCGATTTGCCTACGCAAACACAACTGTCTACCCCTTCACCTCCATACCTCTAGTCGCCTACTGTGTTCTTCCAGCTGTCTGTTTACTCACTGATAAATTCATCATGCCACCG ATAAGCACTTTTGCTGGTTTGTACTTCGTTGCTCTATTCTCTTCAATCATTGCAACTGGTCTTCTTGAGTTGAAATGGAGTGGAGTGAGCATTGAGGAATGGTGGAGAAATGAGCAATTTTGGGTCATTGGTGGTGTGTCAGCACACCTCTTTGCAGTCATACAAGGTCTTCTGAAGGTTTTGGCTGGAATTGACACCAACTTCACTGTTACATCCAAGGCAGCAGATGATGAAGAATTTGGAGAATTATACACCTTTAAGTGGACTACTCTCTTGATTCCTCCAACCACTATCTTAATAATCAACATTGTTGGGGTTGTTGCTGGAATCTCAGATGCCATAAACAATGGGTACCAATCCTGGGGACCTCTATTTGGAAAactattcttttcattttgggTGATTGTCCATCTGTATCCATTCCTTAAAGGTTTGATGGGTCGCCAAAACCGCACACCCACCATAGTTGTTATATGGTCAGTACTATTGGCTTCCATTTTTTCCTTGCTTTGGGTAAGAATTGACCCATTTGTATTAAAAACTAAGGGACCTGATACCAAGCTATGTGGAATCAACTGCTGA